One genomic window of Medicago truncatula cultivar Jemalong A17 chromosome 1, MtrunA17r5.0-ANR, whole genome shotgun sequence includes the following:
- the LOC112418614 gene encoding uncharacterized protein, with product MGEKSWANVRALRAVLVLFESVSSLKVNFHKSMLSGINISDSWLGAATTALNCRVGRVPFTYLGLPVGGDSRRLAFWDPVVARIANKLSVWKSRFFSFGGRLILIKYALSSLPVYALSFFRAPTNGVALSVRFSRLYDLSVNKHCTVEEMATLGWEEGGDAWKWRRRLWYWEEVMVGECSLLLSNVVLQVSISDRWRWCHDISGCYSVRTAYNVLTSDVSSIDIAASDLIWHRHVPLKVYILAWCLLCNRLPAKANLMARGILVQDAQLCVSGCGEVETAQHLFVCCPIFGELWFHVRHWIGVSKVDPYDISDHFLQFTYLSGGAVSKRSFMQLLWLVCLGVVI from the exons ATGGGGGAGAAAAGTTGGGCAAATGTGCGTGCGTTAAGGGCGGTGTTGGTTCTTTTCGAAAGTGTGTCAAGTTTAAaggtgaattttcataaaagtaTGCTGTCTGGTATTAATATTAGCGACTCTTGGTTGGGGGCAGCAACTACTGCTTTGAATTGTAGAGTGGGGAGGGTGCCTTTTACGTATCTGGGTCTTCCTGTTGGAGGGGATTCTAGGAGGTTGGCCTTTTGGGATCCAGTTGTTGCTCGTATTGCGAATAAATTGTCGGTGTGGAAGAgtagatttttttcatttggtgGCCGTCTGATTCTCATAAAGTATGCCCTGTCCTCTCTTCCTGTTTATGCACTTTCCTTCTTCAGAGCTCCCACAA ATGGTGTGGCGTTGTCAGTGAGGTTCAGTCGCTTGTATGACTTAAGTGTCAATAAACATTGTACGGTGGAGGAGATGGCTACATTGGGTTGGGAGGAAGGGGGAGATGCGTGGAAGTGGAGAAGGCGTTTGTGGTATTGGGAGGAGGTGATGGTTGGCGAGTGTAGTCTGTTGTTgtctaatgttgttttgcaggtttcaATTTCCGATAGATGGCGGTGGTGCCATGATATTTCAGGGTGTTATTCTGTCAGAACAGCTTATAATGTGCTTACTTCGGATGTCAGTAGTATAGACATTGCGGCATCAGATTTGATTTGGCACAGACATGTTCCGTTAAAGGTGTATATCCTTGCTTGGTGCCTCCTTTGCAACCGGCTGCCAGCAAAGGCAAATTTGATGGCTAGAGGAATTCTTGTTCAGGATGCGCAATTGTGTGTCTCTGGATGTGGGGAAGTGGAGACTGCTCAACATTTATTTGTCTGTTGCCCCATTtttggagaattatggtttcATGTTCGACATTGGATTGGGGTCTCTAAGGTGGATCCGTATGATATTTCTGATCATTTTTTGCAGTTCACTTACTTGTCAGGTGGGGCGGTATCTAAACGCTCTTTTATGCAACTTTTGTGGCTTGTGTGTTTGGGTGTTGTGATTTGA
- the LOC11431283 gene encoding protein SIEVE ELEMENT OCCLUSION B, which yields MIRLSRSSIHIGNGDIIDHNPLTMSDEHILEEIYSTHVHSDTKFDAEYLFNIAGNILTRSTHVVDNFVQGHEQQTSLEQLDNINPPASFTSPLCTLKKINSEMACKAPGEEIAYRTTLAILNKLSNYSWVAKGVLTLSAFALEYGEFWLLSQYLPTEPLAKSLAIMKRVPQLTKPELLKKHRYAVLEVNNLIKATSQLIDIIIALERLNSRHDIKEVPALAPALEQFPVDVYWVIITIVAIVTQIECLTTDSEERQDLSQFGQKINIIISKLRKHVSQITIQIDEAEYNKLLKKLFQTPTEIMEVFKVLIFWKDTPQTPIYCGSTKTLVNIDVLKKKDVFLFISTLDICQEDISTMIRIYDHIQKTGSQHQIVWIPIVEEWNDRGRKKFDSLKSKMPWYVLHHFATIKGIRFIKEELHFKLNPLVVVLSTQGKILHQNAFHMIHVWGVKGFPFTKTKEESMTQELMWVDSVLVGIDIKIKWREDDIVIICGGKDKEWIQQFTKYFGALVNDATIKQTNTSIELICLESQQQNVVNTFWKKVESLFVTKMHEKTNSVTQQVEKLLSYKNESGWAIVTKGSIVIAVGHGTTVLKTFAEFGTWKGDVSTKGFEYSFREYHNTIASSVHICSHLEIPNVDGKIPDFIKCPDCHRTMEVYISYKCCHNG from the exons ATGATTCGCCTATCAAGATCATCTATTCACATTGGAAATGGAGATATTATTGACCATAACCCTTTAACCATGTCTGATGAACACATTTTGGAAGAGATTTATTCAACTCATGTCCATAGTGACACTAAGTTTGATGCTGAATATCTTTTCAACATTGCTGGCAACATCCTTACACGTTCAACCCATGTTGTTGATAACTTTGTGCAA GGACATGAACAACAAACAAGTCTGGAGCAGTTAGATAACATTAACCCCCCTGCCAGCTTCACTTCACCGTTGTGTACTTTGAAGAAAATCAATTCTGAG ATGGCATGCAAGGCCCCAGGTGAGGAAATTGCATACAGAACAACACTAGCAATCCTGAACAAGCTGTCAAACTACTCATGGGTTGCAAAAGGAGTTCTCACTCTTTCTGCTTTTGCTCTTGAGTATGGAGAGTTTTGGCTGCTATCACAGTATCTACCAACAGAACCACTTGCCAAATCATTAGCCATTATGAAGAGAGTACCTCAACTCACCAAACCTGAATTGCTCAAAAAACACCGCTATGCAGTTTTGGAGGTTAACAATCTGATCAAGGCAACATCGCAACTGATTGATATCATCATTGCGTTGGAAAGACTCAACTCGCGTCATGATATCAAGGAAGTGCCAGCTCTTGCTCCAGCTTTGGAGCAATTCCCAGTTGATGTCTATTGGGTTATCATCACCATTGTTGCAATTGTTACTCAGATTGAATGCCTTACAACTGATTC gGAAGAGAGGCAGGACTTATCTCAATTTGGCcaaaaaatcaacatcataatcagcAAACTGAGGAAGCATGTGTCACAAATCACTATACAGATTG ATGAAGCTGAGTATAACAAGTTACTCAAAAAACTCTTTCAAACTCCAACGGAAATTATGGAAGTGTTTAAGGTGCTGATTTTCTGGAAAGATACTCCACAAACACCCATCTATTGTGGTTCCACTAAAACCCTG GTTAATATTGATGTGTTGAAAAAGAAGGACGTTTTCTTGTTCATTTCAACCTTGGACATCTGCCAAGAAGACATCTCAACTATGATTCGAATTTATGATCATATCCAGAAAACAGGAAGCCAACACCAGATTGTGTGGATTCCTATTGTGGAGGAATGGAATGATAGGGGGAGGAAGAAGTTTGATTCCTTGAAGTCTAAGATGCCATGGTATGTGTTACATCACTTTGCAACCATAAAAGGCATCAGGTTCATAAAGGAGGAGTTGCATTTCAAGCTGAATCCTTTGGTTGTTGTGTTGAGTACACAAGGAAAGATTCTGCATCAGAATGCATTTCATATGATTCATGTTTGGGGAGTAAAGGGATTCCCTTTCACCAAAACCAAAGAAGAATCAATGACCCAAGAACTAATGTGGGTTGATTCCGTGCTGGTTGGCATTGATATAAAGATTAAGTGG aggGAGGATGACATTGTCATCATTTGTGGAGGTAAAGATAAGGAATGGATTCAACAATTCACAAAGTATTTTGGTGCCCTGGTAAATGATGCCACTATTAAGCAGACAAACACTTCCATTGAGTTGATTTGCTTGGAGTCTCAACAACAAAATGTGGTTAACACCTTTTGGAAAAAGGTAGAGAGTTTGTTTGTGACCAAGATGCATGAGAAAACAAACTCTGTTACACAACAGGTTGAGAAATTGCTTTCTTACAAAAATGAGTCAGGGTGGGCAATTGTAACCAAAGGTTCTATTGTGATTGCTGTTGGTCATGGGACTACAGTTTTGAAGACATTTGCAGAGTTTGGCACATGGAAAGGTGATGTGAGCACCAAGGGCTTTGAATACTCATTTAGAGAGTATCATAACACGATTGCTAGTTCTGTTCATATTTGCTCTCACCTTGAGATTCctaatgttgatggaaaaatcCCAGACTTTATTAAGTGTCCAGATTGTCACCGCACAATGGAAGTGTATATCAGCTACAAGTGCTGCCATAATGGTTAG
- the LOC11424442 gene encoding protein AMN1 homolog: MKTGDDHTFNSLPMKRKRTYSLEYSSTENLASAKLTGSPMKRKNITPSQETYSYLPDECWESIFKLMNDYSRHHLNSLSLVSKQFLSITNSLRFSLTLKNSTHPFLPRLLKRFTNLTSLDLSHYGYELDELLRKIYNFPLKLSSLKLPEGRAFPANGLRTFSQTIKTLTSLTCCSHVFGDNNDLSLVADCFPLLKKLNLGHPQFNNHTNFINGFHSLLSNCQYIQYLDLNHTYFLNDQHVAEFSLFLAALVSINLNGCWRLTESALFSLVTNCPSLSDIKMECTTIGKESIEHDNSLTDFEVSPQLKSLSLADCQHLRDENIVLFPFMFPNLEVLDLSYSKDISKEIIRHVLRCCSKIKYLNL, from the coding sequence ATGAAAACTGGCGACGATCATACCTTTAATTCCCTGccaatgaaaaggaaaagaacatATTCCCTCGAATATTCGTCAACGGAAAATTTAGCCTCCGCGAAACTCACCGGAAGTCCAATGAAAAGGAAGAACATAACTCCTTCACAAGAAACATATTCATATTTACCGGACGAGTGTTGGGAAAGTATCTTCAAATTAATGAATGACTACAGCCGTCACCACTTGAATTCTCTATCCCTCGTCTCCAAACAGTTTCTCTCCATCACTAATAGTCTTCGATTCTCACTCACCCTCAAAAACTCAACACACCCTTTCCTCCCTCGTCTCTTGAAAAGGTTCACCAACCTCACCTCCCTTGACCTCTCCCACTATGGCTATGAACTAGATGAGCTTCTCCGCAAAATCTATAATTTCCCATTGAAACTCTCATCACTCAAACTCCCCGAAGGACGCGCCTTTCCCGCTAATGGCTTGCGAACTTTCTCCCAAACCATTAAAACTTTGACTTCTCTCACTTGTTGTTCTCATGTTTTTGGTGATAACAACGACCTTTCACTCGTTGCCGATTGTTTCCCTTTGCTCAAAAAACTCAACCTCGGTCACCCTCAGTTCAACAATCACACTAACTTCATTAATGGATTTCACTCTCTCTTATCCAACTGTCAATATATACAATATTTGGATCTAAATCACACTTATTTTCTGAATGATCAACATGTTGCCGAGTTCTCTTTGTTTCTTGCTGCTTTGGTGTCTATAAACCTTAATGGATGTTGGAGGCTCACAGAATCAGCATTGTTTTCACTTGTTACAAACTGTCCTTCACTTAGTGACATCAAAATGGAATGCACAACTATTGGGAAAGAGAGTATAGAGCATGATAATTCTTTGACGGACTTTGAAGTAAGCCCTCAATTAAAGTCTCTTTCTTTGGCGGACTGTCAGCACTTGAGAGATGAAAACATCGTATTGTTTCCTTTCATGTTCCCCAATTTGGAGGTGCTTGATTTGAGCTATTCGAAGGACATATCTAAAGAAATTATTCGtcatgttttaagatgttgtaGTAAGATTAAGTATTTGAACTTATAG
- the LOC25484441 gene encoding protein SIEVE ELEMENT OCCLUSION B, with product MVRLVTSPIQIGNGDIIDHNPLTMSDEHILEEIYSTHVHSDTKFDAEYLFNIAGNILTRSTHVVDNFVQGHEYQASVEQLDNINPPANFTSPLCTLKKINSEMACKAPGEEIAYKTTLAILNKLSNYSWVAKGVLTLSAFALEYGDFWLLSQYLPTEPLAKSLAIMKRVPQLTKPESLKKHRYAILEVNNLIKATWQVIDIIIELERLNSRHDIKEVPALAPALEQFPVDVYWVINTIVAIVTQIECLTTDSEERQDLSQFGQKINIIISKLRKHVSQITIQIDEAEYNKLLKKLFQTPTEIMEVFKVLIFWKDTPQTPIYCGSTKTLVNIDVLKKKDVFLFISTLDICQEDISTMIRIYDHIQKTGSQHQIVWIPIVEEWNDRGRKKFDSLKSKMPWYVLHHFATIKGIRFIKEELHFKLNPLVVVLSTQGKILHQNAFHMIHVWGVKGFPFTKTKEESMTQELMWVDSVLVGIDIKIKWREDDIVIICGGKDKEWIQQFTKYFGALVNDATIKQTNTSIELICLESQQQNVVNTFWKKVESLFVTKMHEKTNSVTQQVEKLLSYKNESGWAIVTKGSIVIAVGHGTTVLKTFAEFGTWKGDVSTKGFEHSFREYHNTIASSVHICSHLEIPNVDGKIPDFIKCPDCHRTMEVYISYKCCHNG from the exons ATGGTTCGCCTAGTGACATCACCTATTCAAATTGGAAATGGAGATATTATTGACCATAACCCTTTAACCATGTCTGATGAACACATTTTGGAAGAGATTTATTCAACTCATGTCCATAGTGACACTAAGTTTGATGCTGAATATCTTTTCAACATTGCTGGCAACATCCTTACACGTTCAACCCATGTTGTTGATAACTTTGTGCAA GGACATGAATATCAAGCAAGTGTGGAGCAATTGGACAACATTAATCCCCCTGCTAACTTCACTTCACCGCTGTGTACTTTGAAGAAAATCAATTCTGAG ATGGCATGCAAGGCTCCAGGTGAGGAAATTGCATACAAAACAACACTAGCAATCTTGAACAAGCTGTCAAACTATTCATGGGTTGCAAAAGGAGTTCTCACTCTTTCTGCTTTTGCTCTTGAATATGGTGACTTCTGGCTGCTATCACAGTATCTACCAACAGAACCACTTGCCAAATCTTTGGCCATAATGAAGAGAGTGCCTCAACTCACCAAACCTGAATCGCTCAAAAAACACCGCTATGCAATTTTGGAGGTTAACAATCTGATCAAAGCAACATGGCAAGTGATTGATATCATCATTGAGTTAGAAAGGCTCAACTCACGTCACGACATCAAGGAAGTGCCAGCTCTTGCTCCAGCTTTGGAGCAATTCCCAGTTGATGTATATTGGGTTATCAACACCATTGTTGCAATTGTTACTCAGATTGAATGCCTCACTACTGATTC GGAAGAGAGGCAGGACTTATCTCAATTTGGtcaaaaaattaacatcataatcagcaAATTGAGGAAGCATGTGTCACAAATCACTATACAGATTG ATGAAGCAGAGTATAACAAGTTACTCAAAAAGCTCTTTCAAACCCCAACTGAAATTATGGAAGTGTTTAAGGTGCTGATTTTCTGGAAAGATACTCCACAAACACCCATCTATTGTGGTTCCACTAAAACCCTG GTTAATATTGATGTGTTGAAAAAGAAGGACGTTTTCTTGTTCATTTCAACCTTGGACATCTGCCAAGAAGACATCTCAACTATGATTCGAATTTATGATCATATCCAGAAAACAGGAAGCCAACACCAGATTGTGTGGATTCCTATTGTGGAGGAATGGAATGATAGGGGGAGGAAGAAGTTTGATTCCTTGAAGTCTAAGATGCCATGGTATGTGTTACATCACTTTGCAACCATAAAAGGCATCAGGTTCATAAAGGAGGAGTTGCATTTCAAGCTGAATCCTTTGGTTGTTGTGTTGAGTACACAAGGAAAGATTCTGCATCAGAATGCATTTCATATGATTCATGTTTGGGGAGTAAAGGGATTCCCTTTCACCAAAACCAAAGAAGAATCAATGACCCAAGAACTAATGTGGGTTGATTCCGTGCTGGTTGGCATTGATATAAAGATTAAGTGG aggGAGGATGACATTGTCATCATTTGTGGAGGTAAAGATAAGGAATGGATTCAACAATTCACAAAGTATTTTGGTGCCCTGGTAAATGATGCCACTATTAAGCAGACAAACACTTCCATTGAGTTGATTTGCTTGGAGTCTCAACAACAAAATGTGGTTAACACCTTTTGGAAAAAGGTAGAGAGTTTGTTTGTGACCAAGATGCATGAGAAAACAAACTCTGTTACACAACAGGTTGAGAAATTGCTTTCTTACAAAAATGAGTCAGGGTGGGCAATTGTAACCAAAGGTTCTATTGTGATTGCTGTTGGTCATGGGACTACAGTTTTGAAGACATTTGCAGAGTTTGGCACATGGAAAGGTGATGTGAGCACCAAGGGCTTTGAACACTCATTTAGAGAGTATCATAACACGATTGCTAGTTCTGTTCATATTTGCTCTCACCTTGAGATTCctaatgttgatggaaaaatcCCAGACTTTATTAAGTGTCCAGATTGTCACCGCACAATGGAAGTGTATATCAGCTACAAGTGCTGCCATAATGGTTAG